TGTAATATCCTAATTATTTCTTTTGCATTCAATGACGCGCCGAAGACAGCATTTATAGTTGGCGGAAAAATGCCAGGCTCAATCGGCGTGAAAGCTGTTTTTTTATTTTCTGGGGGTTTTATTCTTCCACGAAGACGGAAACCGGTTGCATTTTCGAAGGATTTGGTCAATATGACTACTGAAGGACGGGCTTGGTCGCCACATGTTCGATCGTTTGGATACATAGGAACAACTGCAATGATAGGTCAATGACAATGCTTTTTACTTCCATGGCTTTCTTCGGATTCATAACTATTGTTCTTTTGATATACCCAAGACTGCACCTTCGCGGACAGAATATCTTCCTTCTGGCTTCGAGTTACAGTTTTTACGGTTATTGGGACTGGCGTTTCCTTTTCCTTCTTTTCACATCAACCGCCGTAGACTTTTGGGCAGCCAACAGTATTCAAAGGTCGGAAGACATAAGACATAGAAGGTTATTTCTCTTGGCCAGTATTGCCGTTAATCTTGGAATCCTTGGTTTCTTTAAGTATTATAATTTTTTTCTGGATTCTGCAGTCTCGGTTCTGGGCTACATGGGACTCAAGGCGAACACGCCAGTCCTTAAAATTGTTCTTCCCATCGGGATCAGTTTTTATACATTTAAGACTATGGCATATACAATCGACGTTTATCGGAGAAATATTGCGCCTACAAATCATTTCATTGAGTATGCCCTGTTCGTTTCGTTTTTTCCGCAACTCCTCGCGGGACCTATAGACAAAGCCAAGAAGTTTCTCCCTCAAATCTCCGCCCCGCGGTCAATTACACGTGCGAAGATTCTTACGGGTCTGAACTTGATCTTGGTGGGTTATTTCAAGAAAGTTGCGATTGCCGATACCCTTGCTCCCATTGCCGACAATATTTTTGGGGATCCTGGAGGAATGTCCTCCGGGCAGTTGTGGACCGGAGTTTATGCCTACACTTTTCAGATTTATGGCGACTTTTCCGGCTATACCGACATCGCGCGGGGAATTTCGCTGCTTCTAGGATTTGAGACCATAGAAAACTTCAATGCTCCCTATTTAAGCAGAAACATCACGGAGTTCTGGAGGCGCTGGCATATTTCGCTGTCGACCTGGTTCAGGGATTATGTGTATATACCGCTTGGTGGTAACCGATGTGGCAGGGCTAGGATGCACGGAAACCTCATCTTTACGATGCTGCTCTGCGGGCTATGGCATGGGGCAGCGTGGACGTTCGTATTATGGGGAGCTTTGCATGGAGTATACCTTATACTCCATCGCATGGTTAAGGGAGAAGGCGGACGAGGATTTTCGTGGCTTCTTTCTCTTCCATTGTGGGCAAAAGACTTAGCTAAGATATTTCTAACGTTTCACGTTGTTGCGCTCACATGGATTCTTTTCAGGGCTTCAAATTTCGAAATTGTGTTGCAATATTTTCAAGGATTGTTTGGCTTCGGCCTATTTACAGGATTATCCATTCCTGTCCTCTTTGCATGCAGTCTGTTGATCGCTCTGGATGCGGTACGGGTACACCTTGCAAGCAACACGTGGCTATCGGATCGCCAAAACTTCAGCGTAGTGCGCTACGCGGTTGCGGGGGTTATGCTTGTCAGCGTTATCGCCGCCTCTATCGGACATTTAGGAACCGTTACCCCGTTCATATACTTCCAATTCTGACAAAACGCGATGGCACTACTCACTAATACACCAGGTTTATTAACACGTCTGTTGCTCATTTCGATGATTGCTCCCTTTATCTTGATTTGGGGTGAGGTATTCACAAGGATCCTCGTTTCGCAGAATGTTGATTCAAGAATGAACATATTCGCATCTGATCCTGTAATGGGCTTTATTTATAAACCGTTTGCGAAAACATATGAAAAAGGGAGAGAATACAACGCTCCATATCAGATAAACAGCTTTGGCCTAAGAGACCGTGAGTATGAGCCCAAGAGATATGGTGTTTTCAGAGTTCTGCTG
This is a stretch of genomic DNA from Syntrophobacterales bacterium. It encodes these proteins:
- a CDS encoding MBOAT family protein, translating into MTMLFTSMAFFGFITIVLLIYPRLHLRGQNIFLLASSYSFYGYWDWRFLFLLFTSTAVDFWAANSIQRSEDIRHRRLFLLASIAVNLGILGFFKYYNFFLDSAVSVLGYMGLKANTPVLKIVLPIGISFYTFKTMAYTIDVYRRNIAPTNHFIEYALFVSFFPQLLAGPIDKAKKFLPQISAPRSITRAKILTGLNLILVGYFKKVAIADTLAPIADNIFGDPGGMSSGQLWTGVYAYTFQIYGDFSGYTDIARGISLLLGFETIENFNAPYLSRNITEFWRRWHISLSTWFRDYVYIPLGGNRCGRARMHGNLIFTMLLCGLWHGAAWTFVLWGALHGVYLILHRMVKGEGGRGFSWLLSLPLWAKDLAKIFLTFHVVALTWILFRASNFEIVLQYFQGLFGFGLFTGLSIPVLFACSLLIALDAVRVHLASNTWLSDRQNFSVVRYAVAGVMLVSVIAASIGHLGTVTPFIYFQF